Part of the Tistrella mobilis genome is shown below.
GTCGGACCATCCGGATCGCTTTCGCTTGCGACGGATGGAGATGGATGGCCTGGCCGTTTTGAGGACGTTGAGGGCGAGTTTTCGGATGATGGCGAGGTTTTCCGGACCGTGGTCCTTGCGAGCGCGGGCCTCATCCTCGCGGAAGGTGGTGTCGAGAACCCAGTGCAGGCCGTTCTCGATGGCCCAGTGGCCGCGGACGGCCTTGGCGAAGGCGGCGGCGGACAAGCGGGCGGAGGAGAGGTAATAGCGGGTAG
Proteins encoded:
- a CDS encoding ISAs1 family transposase, translated to TRYYLSSARLSAAAFAKAVRGHWAIENGLHWVLDTTFREDEARARKDHGPENLAIIRKLALNVLKTARPSISIRRKRKRSGWSDAFARSVIGQMR